The segment attaacaAATTAGTTAATTAGTTAATTGAGTATAGTATATGGTGTGAGACCATATGAGTTGATTATGATTAATACTATTACATCccaaaaaattttaatatttttttatcaaaacaaaCTTAACACATTTCATTAATCAAAATATGCTCAATACAAGGAGGAGGTACATTAAAAGAACTACGCCTAGACTAAAAATTGGCCGCCTTCGCTAACGAGTGAGCAACCATATTCGATTGGCGCTTAgtaaacttaacctcaaagttgGAATAAATTTGTAACAAGCTTTGGATAGATAAGATGATCATACTAAATTCAGAATTTCCACCATTGTTAGAATGAATCGCTTGAACCACCCTTAGAgcatcactttcaaatataacttTATCCAAATGATTTGCTATAGCTCATATGATTGCCTCCTTCAAGGCCAAAGCCTCTGCTTCGACAACGGAAAGAAGATCCAAATCCCAAGTTGTGCCTTCTAAGATAAAATTACCACGGTTATCTCTCACACACCAGCCCCTGTTAGCAGTACCACGGTTATTGCTAAAACCCGCCTCTACATTACACTTTAACCACCCGGTGTCTGGTGGCTCCCAAACCGATGGAGGATGATCAAAATTTCCACTTTCCTTCCAATCTTGCGCTAAGTACCATTCTTGCCACCTATAAAACGCTTGTGTACCAAGCGTAGATGCCGCGTCAGTTTCATTGTTTCAAATAACATTGTTTCTATTATTCTGAATTACATCTAGCATAGTAGCAAAGCACCATGCCGTTCGACTATCCTCATTAGTACAAATATCAAGAGTAATAGATTTAACATCATGGAACGAAGTGAGGCGGGGTAAGACAATATCATTCAAACCTGCTATACTCCAACAACTATTAGTAACCCCACAACCAAAGAAAATATGTCAGTCATCTTCCATATCATTATCACACAGTTGACATTGTAATGGACATTGAACATGATGATGGTGGAGCCGAGAACGGGTCGGTAAACAATCCCTGCAGATTCTCCATAAAAGATGTATAAATTTTCTAATACTTTAAAACTACTACTTGTGTAAATTAAAAGAACAAGATATTTTATCAGCTTGtatttgaaaaaattaatatttattatatcaaATAGCAATGACATTGtatcataatttgaattttttttaaaaaacaatgggATGGCCGTGGTTTTCATTAGCCACCCCTAGCTTCGTCGCTGAAAGGAAATCATGGTTAGCATTTTGGATGAGGTATATTGGTTGATATCACCTTATCAATATCCCtattatttgttaatttgttgtCATCATCTATATCTAACCACaataatatatgaaaatttctttatccacctccctatgggggtgacccccagcgaaaaccccaactTGTCCCTGCTTCAGAGATGCacctccgaagtattttttttatttaaattttcccagacttcggaagtgcacttccgaaaacactaaatggggggtgttttcggagatgcacttctgaaaacaccttttttacaGTTTTTGAggattttcggaagtgcatttccgaattaagcagaaattctcttttttttatgatttttcttaacagtcccgtatttttaattaaacgaaaaAGCCGAACAAAATAAAtgacatatcaacataaaatactaatataataaataaaatccgaataatatatacaaactgagtaatagtgtgcgaaatacaagtcgaatacaagaaaaataaactcgaacccctactgggtatgcctaaccctcattctctgggacctcctctgcctcctatatgcCGCCGCATGGCCCGCatcaccgaccatcctctccacaACGGCGTCTGCCTCTGGACCACCCTGATCAATGATACCTTGCTCCAACGCGTCCCGTCCAAGCAGCTCTATCCGCTGGCaaatcggcaggagatcaatggcatggtcatcctcgaccTGATGGTTCTCCAGGACCTCCTCGTATATtggcctaggagcgtcgggaGCTTCGGGTGTCATCAGAGGATTTGACACCCAATAGAACCATGTAACATACCCTTCCAtattgtgccagtcctgggtgacctgcatgcgacgatactcctccgggaccacatgacgctcccaatttgcaaatatgccagtgagctccactcgggtaactgtgtcggaagcagcctcaaaaggtgacctaggtatcatctgcacaaatccaaactgccgcatgcaccgctcagggagatacctcaccatggtgttggtcccgcatgccaaccaccCAGAATATAACGAGATGCGATCAAAGGCGACAACAGCAGTGTAGTCACTGAATGGCCTCCAATGGATGTCATCGAGagctgtgcggtcgaggtacccacaatatggtcccactgcattgttccccctttggagaacgtatcgggcggccctgggcatggcgtcctcgtacGTAGGATCAATGTGGAAGTCGTGGATGCGGGgaaagtaggagatgatccagccctgaaacacaaacacgataatgtattaaaaataaatacgaaccataaataaatgtgaaacaattaaaatgaaacgtatcgTCAGGAGTGTGGCGGATCCGGTCAAcagcctggtcctccagttggaggcctcattcagttTTTGGtatattgataagtgtcaaaatgtcgatattttgagtatatatttgtggcacttatcgattctattcttatgatttttgtaataaaatcctaacttttggATAAATatgtgtataattgtgtttttgatttatttttataccaattaatagttttccattcattttataggtattcatgcatctttggagcattgagtaataaagaccaaaggctaagcttcaagaatgcaaattctacaaattcatcaaagaataaggctcaaaataagaatgataaaaattatcatttttgtttctattcattcattattggatagagcattgaataagctttccaacgcttcaaaccgagcgcaattcggagttacggttctcaacttatggcgaaaacaagatttcactttttctgtcatccgctgagcggagggggtccgctgagcggagctccagcaaagaaatcagagtctggatgcaattttgagtccgctgagcagACCTTCTAAGACAGCAGCTCATTAAAAGGGGgcaaaacacaatttttaggtcatgggttaggtatttttgagtcccaacaccatcaacttcattcttagagtagaattggcttagaaaacaacttcggaggttgcataaggatgatcgagggtggattgagcgtcgaacggagctgacaaaccgggagagtttcagttcatttctcttcttctttgtgtatttctctttggttgggttttgtttgtatatttacttgaatcttatgtatatttaccgattataatgttatgtttaacttgctttacaaatctgtgttgatgttatcctggaatTTTGCTCAATGCTGGGGATTTgcggtgctttagagataaacttcttgaatccttatctaggatgattatctgttagtttctgaactctagagatagatttagagctagcattcactgtgggtatctgtacttaatgctttcgtgtttgagcggagCGCGaaagatcgccgacgcgagaatacgaatgttctcgtgacttcgcgttagagataaccttagttgtgagatgatctcgtttgtgctccagagatggacgcttatgtgagagatacgtgatgacatagatgagtatcgtaggttgagtataacgggttggcaagtgtatgtttgtgaagagtgaatatatttacattcctgataagttatttctcttctaagaatgtgtttattcttttcctgtctatatctttgtttacttttttctcattcaatccaaagtttgaaaccgtagaaactgttgaatggcatctctccatctctgaggacgataaatcctggatcaatatttccaaatcttgtttgttgcttgccctatactgcattcaacatatatgtataccagaatagctgacccgcagttccactggtgaacggtagtcaagtccatgaagtagcggaggtaggtcacgtcgacgtatcttgcactcttgtccacaaagagtgcaatGCCTACCAAAAATATGAACCAACACCGGAGAGCGTAGACACGgtgatactccataaataggCCGTTCTCCGCATCCTCagattcggccgccgccaccaagcAGTGCTCGTAATAATCGCTCAATATGGAGAatcggatatgaggcccatttgtcgtccgACATTCAAAATCAGCCATATCTAActccatacccagatagatcgCCATCCAGTCGATCGCATCGACCCTCTAGATCCGGGAATGGTTCAGCAGcatccccctaatcggcaagtggagaagacactgcacatcgtgcaaggtgatcgtcatctccccaaccggtaagtggaaagaagacgtctccctatgccaccgctccacaaaggccccttgcatgtcgtggctgatggtggtatacccggtcatgcacaacccacctaGCCCTGAAGTTGTCACCGCATCAttaaaccactgcgcctctggtttaaagagaccAAAAATCTTCCGGgtgtggttcaccatttttaaagtttctctttcctgttacaacaaaaacaaaaacaaaaaacattgttaattacaccgttaagaaaatgtggaataaaaagctaaataaataacggttaaataataaatttggataaattataaaaaatacctctccatcCCAGACACGTtaagcgacgtgctcgtggtaggaaatcagcacggacgtgtcactgggccctcccgggtagccatcctcctcctccccgtgcggagggtcaacatccggtacctcctcctcCGCATCCTGGTATCTAACtgtctcctcctcctcctcccgtacctcctcccgacgggaagaagataccctagCCAGTCGACTCCTTGATCCAGACGAGGAACCAGGCTCATCAGTATGTACGAGTGCTCGTACTCCACCCCGTCCCCGCATCGATGCAAGCTGCGCCgcacgctcgcgtctagccgacgttgtctgtgtctctctcccctgtctgatacgtgctgggttgcctgccatattcctgaaacaattgaaatccataaaaatgcgaaacaattaaaaaaaccaCTTCtggatacatttcggaagttcatttccgaaactggcgagggaggtgttttcggaaatgaacttccgaaacacccatgCGAACTCCATTTCTGCAGCtttcatggcagaccccaaaatcagtagttcaaacatgttataatgcttctaaacaacctaaatactactaacaacctacccctatatcatttttgtaatttctaacaaccctaacatgcatttCAATCATGGATCTAAAGATtaagaaacttacaaattgaagtgattgaaaagcttttgaatgtagtagagcaagtagatggagcctttgatgtaaCCTTGGAAGTTGGTTTGTAGAAAATCTCTTTGAGGTTgagtttgaaattgatttagggtaaatgaatcgGGGGGAGGggttgttttgcttaatctgcaaaacgcgcagtatttcggaaattcACTTCTGAAatcctgttttcggaaatgtatttccgaaataagacaaattttgaaaaaaaaaagcgttttcggagatgcatctccgaaaacagcatttttttgcacttcgaaaatgcatttccgaaacaaggGGCATTTTAAAATTTTCACGAGGGATCACCAAAAAAACAgtaggtggataaagaaattctcttttttatatatatatatatatatatattcctacaaatagaaaatgaaaaattaatcaTGGTTTAAAAATAATATGCTAAGAATGTGAATTTGGGCTATTAAATACTTGTCGGTgattatttttccaaaaaaaatcagacATCATTTCATCAAACTTTATTTTGAATACTCTAAAAACAATATCTTGTCTGTATGTAGCATTAAGGTCTCTTGGTTGAAAAAAAAGCATGTATCTCACTCCAATTGAAATTATATGTAACAATGATTACATGTAACAATGATGTAAAAAATAAGCATAACCAAACCTCTTACAAGTAAACTAGTAAAAGAATTAGGAAGTATTACACGCTTGTCGGTTtaagaatgatctacatatccattattaatttattattgtagTCCATCCTTTATGTGTATCATGATAGTAAGCCAAATAATCATAATACTACACATATGTAATTATATAATGTAAGAATTATACACTACATTATTTGAACATATACTAAAAATGCTAAGTTCTattctttaattcattttgtatCTCGTAAATATATAGCCCGTGCAAATTTTGGAGCATTATAAGACTGGCAACAAACTTTAAATTCTATGATAATTGTGACCACTTAGTATAAATTGAGGAGGTCCACCATTGTCATTGATAGTATAATTGATATTATCATTAATGTTGGAGTCTCAAAACCATTCTAACAATGTTCGGCCAAGGGTTTGGAATAAGGCGATTCCGACAAAAGTGTCGGGGTTGACGTGGAAAATGCTTCAAAATAGAATTCCATCTAAAGACAATCTTGCTAGAAGGAGAGTGATCAACCAGGACTTGAGTCGGTGTGTTAGAAAGTGTGGTAGTGAGGAATTGGTCTCATTTATTTTTTCGAGTGTCCAGTTTTTGCTTGGAATGGTCACAACTTTGCAGATCGACCCGTGGCAGCATATAGAGCAATTCGAAGGTCTGCTGGGCAGAGAGATTGATGTCTTCTAAGCTTGCAGAGTTATAGTTTGCTTGCGTGTGGATCATTTGGAAGGCTAGGAACGAAAAGATTTTCCAAAACAATGAAATCATCATTGAAAAAATGGTTGAAGAGGCGAAATTCTTTCCTAGAAATGGCTCCATCTCAAATCAAGCAGAACCGAAGAGAAAATTGCTCAATGGTTTTCGCATCTTAGGCCGCGTCTCAGTATTTCAGACCATTGATTACAAGTCAGCTTAGTGCAGGATTTATTCCGCTCCTGTTTTTATTAGGTTATTCTTGtgatttctgtcaaaaaaaatagGTTCAGAATCTGTTTGCATCAGTTGGTTGTTCACTGTTTTGGAGGATTTCTTGTGCTTTTGCTTTTATAATATATTGCTTCTTCAGATACATATCATATTGTTTtatggattgaattgaatcttgaaggtttaaggtttccaaaaatgTATATATAGATTaacaaatataaatttatttatataggtACACAAGTACAACAAGGCATCCACATGATCATTATACTTAATAAACTTACAATCAGACCCATAATGCATCCAATGAGAAAAACATAATCTACTAGCTCCCACCAAAGCTAGTTTCAGAATATACACCTTCACTCAAAGCCTCAAACACAACATATTTAACAAAATTAGACACCCACACAAACTTTATTCTACATAAATAACAGGAAATCAAACACAAGAACCAATAACGAATCATGAATGGCCTGGTAACAGTAACTCAGAATGAAGTTTCACGTCCTTTTCTTACTTGTCCTGGACATAGGGAGTGATATATGGATGAATCCAAACTTCTTCCTTGGTGTCGCGGACTGCTTTTGATCACTCCGATGATCTTTCTCAGGTTCTGGCGAAAGAGTTAGATCTTCCCTCAATGCTTGAAGCATTTGACTCAATGCTACCTTCCGTCTTTCAGTATGCTCTTCCATTTCCTTCCTTGCAGCATATCCTTCAGGAACTTGCTTTCTGCTAAGCACATCTCTCATTGAAGTTGTTGGCCTCGAAACACGCTTTGGAGTATTGTTTGCTATTGTTGACCTGGTTCCATCTGGTAGAGAAGAATCGTGACGAATTCCAGCTTGATTAAACTTGTTGAAATTAAAAGAGTTATAAACTGGTTTCTCCTTTAGATCAACCTCGGGTATCCATTTTCGAAGAGCTTCCTTAGCAGCATGTTGCTTTCTGTTTGCAATTTCAATTCTGTTTAAAGCATCATTTAAGACTTGTTTGCTGTGTAGAATTTCTTCAGATGCCTCCTCCAGCTTTTTCAGAATAGTCAGTTTGGAAATATTTGTTTCATCCATTTGAAACTTCGAATCTATTATCTTCTTCAAGTTAAACTCCTCAGGTATCATCATAGTCCCGGGATTTAGAGGAGAGTTTTCAGCCAAAGAAAAAGTGACCTTCCGAGGCTCTGGTAGAGCAAATTCATACGATCTATCAGCACCAGATAGAGCCTTGATTTCAGCAAGAGCAATAGCTTCTGCTGCCTTTGCAGCTTCTTCCATCTTCTTGGCTGCAAGCCACCTCATCTCCGCGTTTTTAACACTAAACCCATGTTCTTCATACAACGACAACGGCTTTGAAACTTCAGATCTTCTTGTTTCAACCATTCCA is part of the Vicia villosa cultivar HV-30 ecotype Madison, WI unplaced genomic scaffold, Vvil1.0 ctg.004122F_1_1, whole genome shotgun sequence genome and harbors:
- the LOC131641812 gene encoding WEB family protein At2g40480-like, producing METRETAAKSGENPINGIRKVNLRAEIDTSPPFESVKEAVTRFGGSGPWLPLYRLGEAFNNFEDFDLKKVEEQAAELEKDLIVKELETLDVLEELGATKRIVEDLKQQLQKEALKLSGTPDLHSYEHVGAPVVKEMNKESNGNRVNNEEQILQSPDMILMELKQAKVNLGNTMNELEAIQSSVESLNKKMKKEKAYLERTREKLALKFAAISAQEKAQEEARLSPPPSSRVEFTFDVPANMRDFVCDSEQNNGMVETRRSEVSKPLSLYEEHGFSVKNAEMRWLAAKKMEEAAKAAEAIALAEIKALSGADRSYEFALPEPRKVTFSLAENSPLNPGTMMIPEEFNLKKIIDSKFQMDETNISKLTILKKLEEASEEILHSKQVLNDALNRIEIANRKQHAAKEALRKWIPEVDLKEKPVYNSFNFNKFNQAGIRHDSSLPDGTRSTIANNTPKRVSRPTTSMRDVLSRKQVPEGYAARKEMEEHTERRKVALSQMLQALREDLTLSPEPEKDHRSDQKQSATPRKKFGFIHISLPMSRTSKKRT